Proteins from a genomic interval of Chroococcidiopsis thermalis PCC 7203:
- a CDS encoding Hfq-related RNA-binding protein, with translation MASDYDTALPSIRQVQSLIKSQIVVEMKLMTGDSLTGRLGWQDSNCVCLIDESDRSTTIWRQAIAYLRPRVREIRDE, from the coding sequence ATGGCTAGCGACTACGATACAGCATTACCTAGTATTCGGCAGGTACAATCTCTGATCAAAAGTCAGATTGTCGTAGAAATGAAACTCATGACAGGCGACTCGCTGACGGGTAGATTAGGCTGGCAAGATTCTAATTGCGTTTGCCTAATTGATGAAAGCGATCGCTCCACTACAATTTGGCGACAAGCAATCGCCTACCTCAGACCGAGAGTTAGGGAAATAAGAGACGAATAA
- the dapF gene encoding diaminopimelate epimerase: MTIEFVKYHGLGNDFILIDNRASSEPIVTPEQAVKLCDRHFGIGADGVIFALPGTNGADYTMRIFNSDGSEPEMCGNGIRCFAKFLADLEGSTNPTSRLRIHTLAGIIVPELTADGQVKVDMGEPRLLAEEIPTTLVTAGEKVINQSLNVAGQTWSVTCVSMGNPHCITFVDDVAAIPLEEIGPQFEHHPVFPQRTNTEFIQVTGRDYLKMRVWERGAGATLACGTGACASLVAGVLAGKCDRVATVELPGGCLQIEWSHDQKLYMTGAAERVFAGKIE, from the coding sequence ATGACTATCGAATTTGTTAAATATCACGGGTTAGGTAACGATTTTATTTTGATTGACAATCGTGCCTCTAGCGAACCAATCGTTACGCCAGAGCAAGCTGTCAAATTATGCGATCGCCATTTTGGGATTGGTGCTGATGGTGTCATCTTTGCACTACCTGGAACCAACGGTGCTGATTACACCATGCGGATTTTCAACTCTGATGGCTCGGAACCGGAAATGTGCGGTAATGGAATTCGCTGTTTTGCCAAATTTTTAGCAGATTTAGAGGGAAGCACGAATCCTACCTCTCGCCTCCGCATTCATACTTTAGCTGGTATCATCGTTCCCGAACTCACTGCTGATGGTCAGGTCAAGGTAGACATGGGAGAACCAAGATTGTTAGCCGAGGAAATTCCGACAACTCTTGTCACTGCTGGAGAGAAAGTTATTAACCAATCTCTAAACGTTGCAGGTCAGACTTGGTCAGTTACCTGTGTCAGCATGGGTAATCCTCACTGTATTACCTTTGTTGATGATGTGGCTGCTATTCCCCTAGAGGAGATCGGACCCCAGTTTGAACATCATCCAGTTTTTCCCCAGCGCACGAATACGGAATTTATTCAAGTTACAGGCAGAGATTACTTGAAAATGCGGGTTTGGGAACGCGGTGCTGGGGCAACTTTAGCCTGCGGTACGGGTGCTTGTGCTTCCCTGGTGGCTGGAGTGTTAGCAGGAAAATGCGATCGCGTTGCTACTGTAGAACTTCCAGGTGGCTGTCTGCAAATTGAATGGTCGCACGACCAAAAACTTTACATGACGGGTGCGGCAGAGCGCGTGTTTGCGGGGAAGATCGAGTAA
- a CDS encoding MarR family winged helix-turn-helix transcriptional regulator, which yields MSEQNAQFNLVQLGNVANTCTCFNLRKATRVVTQFFDEQLKPSGLLITQFTILVAIAQAGSGTINDLADLLVMDRTTLTRNLKPLEREGFVAIQPGEDRRIRVVSLTAKGRNALAVALPLWERAQTSVIDGLGQQQWNSLLIALNDTVSLAYEN from the coding sequence ATGTCAGAGCAAAACGCCCAATTCAATTTAGTTCAGTTAGGCAATGTTGCTAATACCTGTACCTGTTTTAATCTCCGCAAAGCCACTCGCGTTGTGACGCAATTCTTTGACGAGCAGCTCAAGCCGAGTGGATTGTTAATCACTCAGTTTACGATATTAGTAGCGATCGCTCAAGCAGGTTCAGGAACGATCAACGATCTAGCCGATCTCTTAGTTATGGATAGAACAACGTTGACGCGCAATCTGAAGCCACTAGAAAGAGAAGGTTTTGTTGCTATTCAGCCAGGTGAGGATCGGCGGATACGGGTTGTTTCTCTGACTGCAAAAGGTCGCAATGCATTGGCTGTAGCATTGCCTTTGTGGGAACGGGCGCAAACTTCTGTAATTGATGGATTAGGTCAACAACAGTGGAATTCCTTACTGATTGCTTTGAATGATACTGTTTCTTTAGCGTATGAGAACTAA
- a CDS encoding NB-ARC domain-containing protein has translation MDVELGLKIVEQILEKKHLSKVQEILLQQSLIGHSYTEIAKTSGYDAGYLKDAGSQLWRILSNVLGEKVSKNNLVAVLKRNSFRFARTESDRQFNSQFTSDINTTPTKYNSQLNPTSYSTPDSPVRAGFEQKSIDVSRESFDKTAPTTPDFQNLELEIDISLFYGRSTELALLEQWILGSRCRVVAIVGMGGIGKTALSAKLIAQIQDKCNYTIWRSLQSAPSLSELLSDIIQVLTQRHELYLPEKLSDRISLLLFYLRQQRCLLILDSWETILASNDRLGCCREGFEGYGELIERLGTEIHQSCLILTSRETPQEIVAYSGEKLAVRSLQLTGLQVTEINAIYQTINTFWGTPEEWRQLVDYYSGNPLSLKIVASAIQCLFDGNISQFLQCWRAEVFILDGIRDLLDSQFNRLSDLETEVMYWLAIEREPVTVIELQDDLLSILSKQQLVNTLNSLCRRCLIDKNGGKFIQSPLITDYILEKFTQQIYQEISLEDREVFGDRLSLKNNCKGFST, from the coding sequence ATGGATGTCGAACTAGGCTTAAAGATTGTCGAGCAAATTCTGGAAAAAAAACACTTATCCAAAGTGCAGGAAATCTTGTTGCAACAGTCTTTGATAGGACATTCTTACACAGAAATTGCTAAAACTTCTGGCTATGATGCTGGTTATCTCAAAGATGCAGGCTCCCAACTGTGGCGAATTCTCAGTAATGTTTTGGGAGAAAAGGTAAGTAAAAATAATTTGGTTGCCGTACTAAAACGTAATTCTTTCCGCTTTGCACGTACAGAATCAGACAGACAATTCAATTCACAATTTACAAGTGATATTAATACTACACCAACCAAATACAATTCACAATTAAATCCTACTTCCTATTCGACTCCTGACTCCCCTGTACGGGCGGGTTTTGAGCAAAAATCTATTGACGTAAGCCGTGAATCTTTTGATAAAACCGCCCCTACGACTCCCGACTTCCAAAACTTGGAACTAGAAATTGATATTTCTCTTTTTTACGGACGCAGTACTGAATTAGCTTTACTAGAACAATGGATTTTAGGTTCACGCTGTCGTGTGGTAGCAATTGTAGGAATGGGTGGGATTGGTAAAACTGCTTTATCTGCTAAATTAATAGCTCAGATTCAGGATAAATGTAACTATACGATTTGGCGATCGCTACAATCCGCACCTTCCCTGTCTGAATTATTGTCAGACATAATTCAAGTACTGACTCAAAGACATGAGCTTTATCTTCCAGAAAAATTAAGCGATCGCATTTCACTTTTACTCTTTTATTTACGCCAGCAACGCTGTCTTTTAATCTTAGATAGTTGGGAAACAATTCTGGCTAGCAACGATCGCTTGGGCTGTTGTCGAGAAGGATTTGAAGGTTATGGGGAGTTAATCGAGCGTTTGGGTACAGAAATTCATCAAAGTTGCTTAATTCTCACTAGCCGAGAAACACCTCAAGAAATTGTCGCTTATTCAGGAGAAAAACTTGCAGTGCGATCGCTGCAACTTACTGGACTACAAGTTACTGAAATTAATGCTATTTATCAGACGATTAATACTTTCTGGGGAACTCCTGAAGAATGGCGGCAACTAGTTGATTATTACAGTGGCAATCCGCTCAGCCTCAAAATAGTTGCATCTGCTATTCAATGTTTATTTGACGGTAATATTTCTCAGTTTTTGCAATGCTGGAGAGCAGAAGTTTTTATCCTTGATGGAATTCGAGATTTACTAGACTCTCAGTTTAATCGCTTGTCCGATTTAGAAACGGAAGTGATGTATTGGCTGGCAATCGAGCGAGAACCAGTTACGGTAATAGAACTTCAAGACGATTTACTTTCTATTCTCTCTAAACAGCAGCTTGTTAATACTTTAAATTCTCTTTGCCGTCGTTGTTTAATCGATAAAAATGGAGGAAAGTTTATCCAGAGTCCATTGATTACAGATTATATTCTTGAAAAGTTTACTCAACAAATATATCAAGAAATAAGTTTAGAAGATAGAGAGGTTTTTGGCGATCGCCTCTCGTTAAAAAACAATTGTAAGGGCTTCTCTACTTGA
- a CDS encoding DUF1565 domain-containing protein, which produces MNSPTIIRFCQVGAIAGSLCIGMVNFPTQAQPNPVQQQASVSGVKTLPSQQIIYVNSATGIDATTAGKDPSIPLRTITFALRQAQPGTLIQLAAGTYSARSGEVFPLKLKSGITLKGDVATNGQNVVINGGGRYLSRTFARQNVAVVAEKDSTIIGVTIGNSNLRGTGLWIESTNPTVQYSTFTNNHREGIFVTGTATPKIAANVFVKNGGNGMSLANEAQGEIRNNVFQDTGFGLAIGGTAAPVVVENKIIHNRDGIFVSQEARPVLRNNAIENNQRDGIAIAACSQAQIDLAGSNTFSNNGQYDIHNGGANPIVLVGGTAKTAREKPQNHCY; this is translated from the coding sequence ATGAACTCTCCCACAATCATCAGATTTTGTCAAGTTGGCGCGATCGCCGGATCTTTGTGTATTGGTATGGTGAATTTTCCCACCCAAGCACAACCAAATCCCGTACAGCAACAAGCTTCGGTTTCTGGAGTCAAAACCCTACCGAGTCAGCAGATAATTTACGTTAACTCTGCAACAGGTATAGATGCTACCACAGCAGGTAAAGACCCCTCAATTCCGTTGCGTACTATTACTTTTGCTTTACGACAAGCACAACCGGGAACCCTAATTCAGTTAGCTGCTGGTACTTACTCGGCTCGCAGTGGTGAAGTATTTCCCCTAAAACTCAAATCGGGTATAACGCTCAAAGGCGATGTTGCGACTAACGGTCAGAACGTTGTGATTAATGGTGGCGGACGCTATCTCAGCCGCACATTTGCGCGTCAGAATGTTGCTGTCGTAGCCGAAAAAGATAGCACAATTATTGGTGTGACAATTGGTAACTCCAACTTACGCGGGACGGGATTGTGGATTGAATCAACTAATCCCACCGTACAGTACAGCACCTTCACCAACAACCATCGAGAAGGAATTTTTGTGACTGGGACTGCTACACCTAAAATTGCGGCAAATGTCTTTGTGAAAAACGGTGGTAACGGCATGTCTTTGGCTAACGAAGCTCAAGGAGAGATTCGCAACAACGTGTTTCAAGACACTGGTTTCGGACTAGCAATAGGTGGTACGGCTGCACCTGTAGTCGTGGAAAACAAAATTATTCACAACAGAGATGGAATTTTTGTTTCTCAGGAAGCGCGTCCGGTACTACGCAACAACGCGATCGAAAATAATCAAAGGGATGGAATTGCGATCGCGGCTTGTTCTCAAGCACAGATCGATTTAGCTGGTAGTAACACTTTCAGTAACAACGGTCAATATGACATTCACAACGGTGGTGCTAATCCAATAGTTTTGGTTGGTGGTACGGCAAAAACCGCTCGGGAAAAACCGCAAAATCATTGCTATTAG
- a CDS encoding PAS domain S-box protein — MERRIREMLRAVQTPLQLVWQERVQAALAELKTESASVVLLELDRAGQKLKQLRLAYPHMPIVVLGEDEAENAQTALAQGAQEYLVKAEVEAQGLLRALRYAIERQQWQTQWRQTQSQLKQAEEKLSLYQEIVANSNNAIAIYDSQGNFVEQNTAHRTLLGYEDEELYGQKKDEIFSSKAQVAEISTQLQNGDNYRGEVTLRRRQGWLVTVELFAFPLRDRSGEPVYYVGIGRDVTERLQAESTLKERDRLLAAVATANNHLLTTTDFSAAIDLALETLGQACNVDRVYVFENHLHPSTGELLMSQRFEWTSSTVIAQIDNPELQSLSYQTCSPVWYDNLVAGKPIGGLVKNLPAHEREVLDRQQIISILVVPIFLEGQFWGFVGFDDCHRERQWTETERAILSAAAGSIGGAIARQQTKVALQESELQFRAIFEHSSIGIGLSDLKGGQIDSNPALCHILGYSREELLKMSFTDYTHPDDIAADVKLFYELVMGQRDRYEIEKRYTRKDGCQVWCRLNHSLVRDSANRPQFVIALVEDITIHKQIENHLRDSKEAAEAGSRAKSEFLAIMSHELRTPLNGVLGLSQLLGQELFGSLNAKQKEYVSCIHSSGEHLLALINDVLDLCKVEAGREELTLVRLNVRDLCTYCLSVVRDRAVAKQLQLLSEIDPQIDSCIADERRVKQMLLNLLANAIKFTPKGQVSLRVEQVNQGIAFKVADTGIGIERSQLNLLFQPFKQLDSRLNRQYEGTGLGLSLTRKLARLHGGDVTVRSTVGKGSEFTLWLPNAYLNDLRQEPAKERSLLSPTEPKLSRKRPASGCRSPIAKRILIVEDDDRSALLLQDYFEIVGYQVKHLKHPHNFQGMLYLYQPDLLLLDVQLPGGVSGMDLLCSLRQQPEWQKLPAIILTASVKAGERDRFLAAGANDYFSKPIGIAQIEKILMQYLS, encoded by the coding sequence TTGGAGCGAAGAATTCGGGAAATGCTACGGGCAGTCCAAACCCCGTTACAACTCGTTTGGCAAGAGCGGGTGCAGGCAGCTTTAGCGGAGCTCAAAACAGAATCAGCTAGTGTTGTCCTACTCGAACTCGATCGAGCTGGGCAAAAACTCAAACAATTGCGGTTAGCTTACCCGCACATGCCAATTGTTGTTTTAGGAGAAGACGAAGCAGAAAATGCCCAAACAGCATTAGCCCAAGGAGCGCAGGAATATTTAGTCAAGGCAGAAGTAGAGGCGCAGGGATTGCTGAGGGCATTGCGCTATGCAATCGAGCGCCAGCAGTGGCAAACTCAGTGGCGACAAACTCAATCCCAGCTGAAGCAAGCCGAGGAAAAGTTAAGCCTTTACCAAGAAATTGTGGCGAATTCTAATAACGCGATCGCAATTTATGACTCTCAAGGCAATTTTGTCGAACAAAACACCGCTCACCGCACTCTACTAGGGTACGAAGATGAGGAACTGTACGGACAGAAAAAAGACGAAATTTTCTCGTCGAAAGCACAGGTGGCGGAGATTTCTACTCAATTGCAAAATGGTGATAATTATCGGGGAGAAGTGACTCTGCGCCGTCGGCAAGGATGGTTGGTGACAGTAGAGTTATTTGCTTTTCCCCTGCGCGATCGCTCGGGAGAACCAGTTTACTACGTAGGAATTGGACGAGATGTCACGGAAAGGTTGCAGGCAGAATCTACCCTCAAAGAACGCGATCGCCTGTTGGCGGCTGTTGCCACCGCTAACAATCACCTGTTAACCACCACAGATTTCTCTGCTGCGATCGACCTAGCCTTGGAAACTTTGGGTCAAGCCTGCAATGTCGATCGAGTTTACGTATTTGAAAATCATCTTCATCCCAGCACGGGCGAACTGTTAATGAGTCAGCGTTTTGAGTGGACTAGTTCTACCGTCATCGCTCAAATCGACAATCCAGAATTGCAAAGTCTGTCTTATCAGACCTGCTCTCCTGTATGGTATGACAACTTAGTTGCAGGTAAACCAATTGGTGGACTCGTCAAAAATTTACCGGCGCACGAACGCGAAGTTTTAGATCGGCAACAGATTATCTCCATTTTAGTCGTGCCGATCTTTCTCGAAGGTCAATTTTGGGGTTTCGTCGGCTTTGACGACTGCCATCGAGAACGTCAGTGGACGGAAACCGAACGAGCAATCCTCAGCGCCGCAGCGGGTAGCATTGGTGGTGCGATCGCGCGCCAGCAAACAAAAGTGGCGCTTCAAGAAAGCGAATTGCAATTCCGTGCCATTTTTGAACATTCCAGTATTGGGATCGGTCTTTCAGACTTGAAAGGAGGGCAGATTGATAGCAATCCAGCCCTGTGTCATATTCTGGGTTACAGTCGGGAAGAACTGTTAAAAATGAGTTTTACTGACTACACTCATCCAGATGATATTGCCGCAGATGTCAAACTTTTTTACGAACTGGTCATGGGTCAACGCGATCGCTACGAGATCGAGAAACGATACACTCGTAAAGATGGTTGTCAGGTGTGGTGTCGCCTGAATCATTCACTAGTGAGAGATAGTGCGAATCGACCTCAGTTTGTCATTGCTTTAGTAGAAGATATTACCATTCACAAACAGATAGAAAATCATTTACGCGATAGCAAGGAAGCAGCAGAAGCAGGTAGTCGGGCGAAAAGCGAATTTTTAGCAATTATGAGCCACGAACTACGCACGCCTTTGAATGGAGTTTTAGGGCTATCGCAGCTGCTAGGGCAAGAGTTATTTGGTAGTCTTAATGCTAAGCAAAAAGAATACGTGAGTTGCATTCACAGCAGTGGCGAACACTTACTAGCTTTAATTAACGATGTCCTCGACCTCTGCAAAGTTGAAGCAGGTAGGGAAGAACTCACGCTGGTGCGGCTAAATGTTCGGGATTTATGCACTTACTGTTTGAGTGTCGTGCGCGATCGCGCCGTTGCCAAGCAGTTGCAATTACTCAGTGAAATCGATCCGCAAATCGATAGCTGCATTGCTGACGAGCGCCGTGTCAAGCAGATGCTATTAAATTTACTGGCAAATGCGATTAAATTTACTCCTAAAGGGCAAGTATCGCTGCGGGTAGAACAAGTCAACCAGGGAATTGCTTTTAAGGTTGCAGACACGGGAATAGGCATTGAGCGATCGCAGCTAAACCTATTATTTCAGCCGTTCAAACAGCTGGATAGTCGATTAAACCGACAGTATGAAGGCACGGGATTGGGTTTATCGTTAACCCGTAAGTTAGCGCGGTTGCACGGCGGCGATGTCACTGTCCGCTCGACTGTAGGTAAAGGCAGTGAATTTACCCTATGGTTGCCAAACGCTTACCTAAACGATCTACGTCAAGAGCCAGCCAAGGAGCGATCGCTGCTATCACCAACCGAACCAAAGCTATCCCGTAAACGTCCTGCTAGCGGATGTCGATCGCCAATCGCTAAACGGATTCTCATTGTAGAAGACGACGATCGCAGCGCCCTACTATTGCAAGATTATTTTGAGATCGTTGGCTACCAAGTCAAGCATCTCAAACACCCTCATAACTTTCAGGGGATGTTATATCTCTACCAGCCAGATTTACTGCTATTAGACGTACAGCTACCAGGTGGTGTGTCAGGAATGGATTTGCTTTGCAGTTTGCGCCAGCAACCAGAGTGGCAAAAATTACCTGCGATTATTCTTACCGCTTCGGTAAAGGCAGGAGAACGCGATCGCTTTTTAGCAGCTGGAGCCAACGACTACTTCAGCAAACCCATAGGCATTGCTCAAATTGAAAAAATCTTGATGCAGTATTTAAGCTAG
- a CDS encoding cobalamin-binding protein, whose protein sequence is MKKQDLRIVSLIPSATEILAALGLTDVVVGRSHECDFPPEILNRPACTRARINSNGSSAEIHQDVDRLIQSALSIYQIETDLLEQLQPTHIVTQDQCDVCAVSLGEVEKAVANLTHSQPQIISLQPNVLADVWADIERVAQTLGVDANRLIENIQSRIEVCRQKVRGLSVSELPTVVCIEWIDPLMVASNWIPELVAIAGGQSLFSVSGQASAQVRWENLIAADPSIIVVMPCGLDLNRTQAEMLPLTQRPEWQHLRAVRSGRVYATDGNAYFNRPGPRLVDSLEILAEILHPEIFSYGYKGTAWEQVQLPVTSDQ, encoded by the coding sequence ATGAAAAAGCAAGATCTCAGAATAGTCTCGCTGATTCCTAGTGCTACCGAGATTTTAGCAGCATTGGGTCTAACAGACGTGGTGGTCGGGCGATCGCACGAATGCGATTTTCCTCCAGAAATACTCAACCGTCCGGCTTGTACGCGGGCGCGAATTAACTCTAACGGTAGTAGCGCTGAGATTCATCAGGATGTCGATCGACTAATCCAATCAGCACTGAGCATCTACCAAATTGAAACCGACCTCTTAGAACAGTTACAGCCAACCCACATAGTCACTCAAGACCAGTGCGATGTTTGTGCCGTAAGTCTGGGTGAAGTAGAAAAAGCAGTTGCTAACCTAACGCATTCTCAACCGCAAATCATCTCTCTTCAACCCAACGTTTTAGCAGACGTGTGGGCAGATATAGAGCGTGTAGCTCAGACGCTCGGAGTCGATGCAAATAGATTAATTGAAAATATTCAGTCGCGGATTGAAGTTTGTCGGCAAAAGGTTCGCGGGCTATCGGTGTCGGAATTACCAACAGTCGTATGTATTGAGTGGATCGATCCTCTCATGGTAGCAAGTAACTGGATTCCCGAACTAGTGGCGATCGCCGGGGGTCAATCCTTATTTAGTGTTTCCGGTCAGGCATCCGCTCAAGTAAGATGGGAAAACCTGATAGCTGCCGATCCAAGTATTATTGTGGTCATGCCTTGCGGTCTTGACCTCAACCGTACCCAGGCAGAAATGTTGCCTTTAACGCAGCGCCCAGAATGGCAGCATCTACGAGCAGTTAGAAGTGGCAGAGTCTATGCTACTGACGGTAACGCTTATTTCAATCGTCCGGGTCCACGCTTAGTCGATTCCCTAGAAATTCTCGCCGAGATTCTTCATCCAGAAATATTTTCCTACGGTTATAAGGGAACTGCTTGGGAACAAGTTCAGTTACCAGTGACCAGTGACCAGTGA
- a CDS encoding PHP domain-containing protein, whose protein sequence is MAVYYAQTFNLLSQQLQRVFQTIDAESCPLTFNFHMHTVYSDGRLEPEEAIEQAISIGLRGLAITDHHTIGGYRAAQRYLAQWQLHHPDLEDCVPQLWSGVEINAGLLDTEVHILAYAFDPQHARMQPYLQRRTATGEAYCAASIISAIHEAGGLAVLAHPARYKRSPFDLIAAANQLGIDGVETYYAYNNPHPWRPSPKETQQVRALAQQYHLLNTCGTDTHGRSLLQRL, encoded by the coding sequence ATGGCTGTCTATTATGCCCAGACTTTTAATTTATTGAGCCAGCAGTTGCAGAGAGTTTTTCAGACAATTGATGCTGAAAGTTGCCCGCTAACTTTCAACTTCCACATGCACACGGTATATTCTGACGGTAGGTTAGAACCGGAAGAAGCGATCGAGCAAGCAATTTCAATCGGGCTGCGAGGATTGGCAATTACCGACCACCATACTATAGGTGGGTATCGAGCTGCTCAGCGTTATTTAGCCCAATGGCAATTGCATCATCCAGATTTAGAAGACTGCGTGCCTCAGTTATGGAGTGGAGTTGAGATTAATGCCGGATTGTTAGATACAGAAGTGCATATTCTGGCATATGCATTCGATCCCCAACACGCACGTATGCAGCCCTATCTCCAAAGACGTACTGCAACCGGAGAAGCATATTGTGCTGCTAGCATTATTAGTGCAATCCATGAAGCAGGGGGATTAGCAGTGTTAGCTCACCCAGCTCGCTACAAGCGATCGCCTTTCGATCTTATTGCTGCTGCTAACCAACTGGGAATTGATGGGGTAGAAACATATTATGCCTACAACAATCCCCATCCCTGGCGACCTAGCCCGAAAGAAACTCAACAAGTACGCGCTCTGGCTCAACAATACCACTTGTTAAATACCTGCGGTACGGATACCCACGGTCGTAGCCTGCTCCAGCGTCTGTAA
- a CDS encoding L-threonylcarbamoyladenylate synthase produces the protein MATVYTIHPDNPQTRTVEEIIAALRDGAVMLYPTDTVYAIGCDLNSKSAVERVRQIKQLSNDKPLTFLCPSLSNVATYAIVSDPAYRIMRHLIPGSYTFLLPATKLVPKLVQNPKRKTTGIRVPNHKICAALLNTLGNPIISTSAHLPQNGNGRSAPAEANLSRVELFDRLDNIVDAIVDDGSEPEDEVSTIIDMTTDEPEIIRQGKGWEAAVAWV, from the coding sequence ATGGCTACAGTCTACACAATTCATCCCGACAATCCTCAAACTCGCACCGTGGAAGAAATTATCGCAGCGCTGCGCGATGGTGCAGTCATGCTGTATCCGACTGATACTGTCTACGCGATCGGCTGCGACCTTAATTCTAAATCGGCAGTGGAGCGAGTGCGCCAGATCAAACAGCTATCAAATGATAAGCCGCTAACTTTTTTGTGTCCTTCTCTCTCTAATGTGGCAACTTATGCGATCGTCAGCGATCCTGCTTACCGGATTATGAGGCATTTAATCCCAGGGTCTTATACTTTTCTGCTCCCCGCCACCAAGCTCGTACCGAAATTAGTCCAAAATCCCAAGCGCAAAACGACGGGCATTCGAGTCCCAAATCATAAAATTTGTGCTGCTTTATTAAATACTTTGGGTAATCCGATTATTTCTACCTCAGCTCACTTGCCTCAAAATGGCAACGGGCGCTCTGCTCCGGCTGAAGCTAACTTATCGCGAGTCGAGTTATTCGATCGCCTAGACAACATAGTAGACGCGATCGTCGATGATGGCTCGGAGCCAGAAGATGAAGTCTCGACAATTATTGACATGACGACAGACGAACCAGAAATTATCCGCCAAGGTAAGGGCTGGGAAGCTGCCGTAGCATGGGTGTAA
- the larC gene encoding nickel pincer cofactor biosynthesis protein LarC: MTKLAYLECPTGIAGDMCLGALVDAGVPLEYLQEQLKGLGIEREYQLRVESVHRNGQLATKFHVDLLGNEHHHHNHHTHHHGRHLPEIEDLILKANLPIRAEAWSLAVFRQLAVAEGAVHGIAPEKVHFHEVGAVDAIVDIVGTCLGLDWLGIDKIYCSALPTGGGTIKAAHGLMAVPVPAVLKLWEMRNCPVYSNGIQKELVTPTGAAIATTLATDFGSPPTMTIQRIGQGAGSINLPIPNILRLWLGVETLHDAPLQGSNTSPFLEAIAVLETQIDDLNPQAIGYVLEALLAAGALDVFTQSIGMKKSRPGILLTVICYPDKVTDLEAIVFRETTTLGIRHYTQQRLALQREIQSVTTDHGTVRVKIAWTGTATERQITNVQPEYEDCWQIARRHDLPWREVHRLALQAWYEQNSE, encoded by the coding sequence ATGACAAAACTAGCTTACCTCGAATGTCCTACTGGCATTGCTGGTGATATGTGCTTAGGAGCGCTGGTAGATGCTGGCGTGCCGCTAGAATACTTACAAGAACAGCTTAAGGGTTTAGGAATCGAACGAGAATACCAACTAAGGGTTGAATCCGTTCACCGTAATGGGCAGTTAGCAACAAAATTTCATGTCGATTTACTAGGTAACGAGCATCACCACCACAACCATCATACCCATCATCACGGTCGTCATTTGCCCGAGATTGAAGATTTAATCCTCAAAGCTAATTTACCGATTCGTGCTGAAGCTTGGAGTTTAGCTGTTTTTCGTCAGCTAGCTGTTGCGGAAGGAGCAGTGCATGGTATTGCGCCAGAGAAAGTCCACTTTCACGAAGTTGGTGCGGTGGATGCCATTGTAGATATTGTCGGTACTTGCTTGGGTTTAGATTGGTTGGGGATAGATAAAATTTACTGTTCTGCCTTACCCACGGGAGGCGGTACAATTAAAGCTGCCCACGGACTAATGGCGGTTCCCGTACCAGCGGTGTTGAAATTGTGGGAGATGCGCAATTGCCCGGTTTATAGCAATGGTATCCAAAAGGAATTAGTTACGCCTACGGGAGCCGCGATCGCCACCACTTTAGCTACAGATTTTGGCTCTCCACCCACCATGACGATACAGCGGATCGGACAGGGTGCGGGTTCCATTAATCTACCGATTCCTAATATTCTGCGCTTGTGGCTGGGTGTGGAGACGTTGCATGATGCGCCCCTACAAGGATCGAATACTAGCCCCTTTCTAGAGGCGATCGCGGTACTGGAAACCCAGATCGACGATCTTAACCCCCAGGCGATCGGCTACGTCTTGGAGGCGCTGCTAGCGGCTGGAGCGTTGGATGTTTTTACGCAGTCAATTGGGATGAAAAAATCTCGCCCTGGCATTTTGCTCACTGTAATTTGCTACCCTGACAAGGTGACCGATCTTGAGGCGATCGTCTTTCGAGAAACTACAACTTTAGGTATTCGCCACTATACTCAACAACGGCTGGCTTTACAGCGCGAAATCCAATCTGTAACAACCGACCACGGTACGGTGCGAGTTAAAATTGCTTGGACTGGTACAGCCACAGAGCGTCAAATTACTAACGTCCAGCCAGAATACGAAGATTGCTGGCAAATTGCTCGACGGCACGATCTCCCTTGGCGAGAAGTTCATCGATTAGCGCTGCAAGCTTGGTACGAACAGAATTCGGAATGA